In Populus nigra chromosome 1, ddPopNigr1.1, whole genome shotgun sequence, one genomic interval encodes:
- the LOC133700383 gene encoding linoleate 13S-lipoxygenase 2-1, chloroplastic-like, producing MLKPQVYQQSNPTRALMRFTKQFIPGNDHSSFHLKPRPKAQKHFKTGFKPRSSKAIASLSQDTKIKVKAIVKVKRNVGGLLTSLGIDQGLNDIQDLLGKTILLELISVELHPKSELEKPTIKGYAHRRLSQANEYVKYEAGFEVPPDFGEVGAISVENGYHTEVFLQEIVLNGLPQGNINVTCGSWIHSKYKNSRKRVFFTNKSYVPSQTPSGLRRLRKEEIIILRGNGLGKQQAGDRIYDYDVYNDIGDPDKSSELARPVLGGKKLPYPRRCRTGRPRSEIDPTSEIRKGDFYIPRDEASSEVKEITFYAKTFASLIQTFYANAITCADHGFEYFTSIESLYDEELELPPLPNEGLWKTLLPQLFKAINIPNGEDMLRFEMPKTMKRDKFCWLRDGEFGRQVLAGLNPFSIKLVMEWPINSKLDPQIYGPPESMLTTELIEAQIGGLIKVHEAIKQRKLFILDYHDLLLPFVSKVREIEGTTLYGSRTLFYLTPEGTLRPLAIELTRPPIDGKPQWKQVFTPCDHSTGLWLWILAKAHVLAHDSGYHQLVSHWLRTHGVTEPYIIATHRQLSVMHPIFRLLHPHFRNTMAINALARESLINAGSIIESSFSPGKYSMEICSFAYDQLWRFDNEALPNDLISRGMAIEDPTAPHGLKLTIEDYPFANDGLILWDAIKQWVSDYVHLYYPDPSFVSSDEELQAWWTEIRTVGHADKKDEPWWPELRSPHNLIDILTTIIWVASGHHAAVNFGQYTYAGYILNRPTIARIKMPTEDPTDEDWNRFLEKPESVLLETYPSKLQATTVIAALYVLSYHSPYEEYIGEHIEAAWADDPIIKTAFEKFNGKLKELEQIINQRNANPELKNRNGAGIVPYELMIPFSKPGVTGKGVPYSISI from the exons ATGTTGAAGCCTCAAGTTTATCAACAATCAAACCCTACAAGAGCTCTCATGCGATTTACCAAACAATTCATCCCTGGAAATGACCATTCTTCTTTCCATTTAAAACCAAGACCCAAAGcacaaaaacactttaaaactgGCTTTAAACCTAGAAGTTCTAAAGCTATAGCAAGTCTGTCGCAGGATACTAAAATTAAGGTTAAAGCCATTGTGAAGGTGAAACGAAATGTTGGTGGGCTTCTAACAAGCCTAGGGATTGATCAAGGACTGAATGACATTCAAGACTTGCTGGGGAAAACAATCTTGTTAGAGCTTATTAGTGTCGAGCTTCATCCCA AGAGTGAGCTAGAGAAGCCAACAATTAAAGGGTATGCACACCGGAGATTAAGCCAAGCAAATGAGTACGTCAAATATGAAGCAGGCTTCGAGGTTCCACCGGATTTTGGAGAGGTTGGTGCTATTTCTGTTGAAAACGGGTACCATACGGAGGTATTCCTTCAAGAGATTGTCCTTAATGGCTTACCACAAGGCAACATCAATGTAACTTGTGGCTCATGGATACATTCCAAGTATAAAAATAGTCGGAAAAGAGTCTTCTTCACTAACAAG TCATACGTACCATCACAAACACCAAGTGGTTTAAGAAGACTGAGAAAGGAAGAGATCATAATCTTGCGAGGCAATGGCCTAGGAAAACAGCAAGCTGGTGATAGAATATATGACTATGATGTTTATAATGATATTGGTGATCCTGATAAAAGTTCAGAACTAGCAAGACCGGTACTCGGTGGTAAAAAACTCCCTTACCCTAGACGTTGCCGAACCGGCCGGCCTCGAAGTGAGATAG ATCCAACATCAGAGATAAGGAAAGGTGATTTCTACATCCCTAGAGATGAAGCATCCTCAGAAGTAAAGGAGATAACATTCTATGCCAAGACATTTGCCTCATTAATTCAAACATTCTATGCCAATGCCATTACCTGTGCTGATCATGGATTCGAATACTTTACATCAATAGAATCCCTTTACGATGAAGAACTTGAATTGCCTCCCCTTCCAAATGAAGGGTTGTGGAAAACATTGTTGCCCCAACTTTTCAAGGCTATCAATATCCCCAACGGAGAAGATATGTTGCGCTTTGAGATGCCTAAAACAATGAAGA gagatAAATTCTGTTGGCTTAGGGATGGAGAATTCGGTCGACAGGTTCTTGCGGGTCTCAACCCATTTAGCATCAAATTGGTCATG GAATGGCCAATAAATAGTAAACTTGACCCTCAGATCTATGGACCCCCAGAGTCTATGTTAACGACAGAACTAATAGAGGCACAGATTGGAGGATTAATTAAAGTCCATGAG GCCATAAAACAAAGGAAGTTGTTCATCCTAGATTACCATGATCTCTTGTTACCATTTGTGAGCAAAGTAAGAGAAATTGAAGGAACAACGTTATATGGTTCAAGAACATTGTTCTACCTAACCCCAGAGGGCACATTAAGGCCACTAGCTATTGAACTGACTCGCCCGCCGATTGATGGGAAGCCTCAATGGAAGCAGGTATTTACACCATGTGACCATTCCACTGGTTTATGGCTTTGGATACTGGCCAAAGCACACGTGCTTGCTCATGACTCTGGTTATCATCAACTTGTTAGTCACTG GTTAAGAACGCATGGTGTGACCGAACCTTACATAATTGCAACACATCGGCAGCTCAGCGTTATGCATCCGATTTTTAGACTTTTACATCCTCATTTCCGCAACACAATGGCGATCAATGCTCTTGCTCGAGAATCTCTAATAAATGCTGGTAGTATCATTGAGTCTTCATTCTCACCTGGGAAGTATTCTATGGAGATTTGCTCTTTTGCTTATGATCAGCTGTGGCGGTTCGACAATGAGGCACTACCAAATGACCTGATCAGCAG AGGAATGGCTATAGAAGATCCAACTGCTCCACATGGCCTCAAACTTACAATCGAAGACTACCCTTTTGCCAACGATGGTTTAATCTTATGGGATGCCATTAAACAATGGGTTAGCGACTATGTTCATCTCTACTACCCTGATCCAAGCTTCGTATCTTCTGACGAAGAGCTCCAAGCTTGGTGGACAGAAATTCGGACAGTAGGCCACGCAGACAAGAAAGATGAACCATGGTGGCCAGAACTCAGAAGTCCACATAATCTTATCGATATCCTCACCACTATCATTTGGGTGGCCTCAGGTCACCATGCGGCAGTGAACTTTGGGCAATATACATACGCAGGCTACATTCTTAACAGGCCTACCATTGCTAGAATAAAAATGCCAACTGAAGACCCCACGGATGAAGACTGGAATCGTTTCTTGGAAAAACCTGAATCTGTACTTTTGGAAACTTACCCTTCAAAACTTCAGGCTACAACAGTAATTGCTGCTTTGTATGTGTTGTCCTACCATTCTCCTTATGAGGAATATATTGGGGAGCATATAGAAGCAGCATGGGCTGATGATCCAATTATAAAGACAGCTTTTGAAAAGTTCAATGGGAAGTTGAAGGAGTTAGAACAAATAATCAATCAAAGGAATGCTAACCCAGAATTAAAGAACAGAAATGGAGCTGGAATTGTGCCATATGAGCTCATGATACCGTTTTCTAAACCAGGGGTAACAGGAAAGGGTGTTCCATATAGTATTtccatttga
- the LOC133684340 gene encoding linoleate 13S-lipoxygenase 2-1, chloroplastic-like, whose product MLKPQVSRQPNSTRTHLLFHKPFIQGSRHASFFLKSTSKFNIEAQKHFRVAFKPSEIKAIASVTEESTDIKVKAVVTVKQTIGGLITSVGIERGLDDIKDLLGKTLLLELVSAELDPKTELEKPTIQAFAHRVGGQVVEGDIRYEADFEVPLNFGEVGAIFVENEHHKEMFLQDIVLDGLPHGAVNITCGSWVHSKYDNDRKRVFFTNKSYLPSQTPSGIRRLREEELVLLRGNGQGQRKAGDRIYDYDVYNDIGNPDKKPELARPVLGGKEHSYPRRCRTGRPRCETDPSSEKRASDFYVPRDEAFSEVKQLTFSAKTLYSLFNALIPSIGNVIDDANIGFPYMTAIDSLFSEGIAMPPLTKEGFWKEVMPRLFKVIAGGGDVLRFEVPKPMERDKFFWFKDEEFARQTLAGLNPYSIKSVTEWPLKSELDPEIYGPPESAITSELLEAEIGGVTRVDKAIREKKLFILDYHDLLLPFVSKVRELEGTTLYGSRTLFFLTPEGTLRPLAIELTRPPMDGKPQWKQVFTPCYHSTGCWLWRLAKAHVLAHDSGFHQLVSHWLRTHCVTEPYIIATNRQLSVMHPIYRLLHPHFRYTMEINALARESLINAGGIIETSFSPGKYSMEICSAAYDKLWRFDHEALPNDLISRGMAIEDLTAPHGLKLTIEDYPFANDGLYLWDAIKQWVSDYVNHYYPESGLVASDAELQAWWTEIRTIGHADKKDEPWWPELKTRHNLIDIITTIIWVASGHHAAVNFGQYPYAGYFPNRPTIARTKMPTEDPTDEEWKLFLEKPEAALLATFPSKLQATRVMAVLSVLSNHSPDEEYIGEGIEQAWADDPIIKAAFEKFSGRLKELEGIIDERNANPKLMNRHGAGIVPYELLKPFSKPGITGKGVPYSISI is encoded by the exons ATGTTGAAACCGCAGGTTTCTCGTCAACCAAACTCCACAAGAACTCACTTGCTTTTCCATAAGCCATTCATCCAAGGCAGTCgacatgcttctttttttctcaaatcaaCTTccaaattcaatattgaagcTCAAAAACATTTTCGAGTTGCCTTTAAACCTAGCGAAATTAAAGCCATAGCAAGTGTCACAGAGGAGAGCACTGACATTAAAGTTAAAGCTGTTGTGACTGTAAAACAAACCATTGGTGGGCTCATAACAAGCGTAGGGATTGAGCGAGGTCTCGATGACATTAAAGACTTGCTTGGTAAAACACTCTTGTTGGAGCTTGTTAGTGCTGAGCTTGATCCTA AAACGGAACTAGAGAAGCCAACTATTCAAGCGTTTGCACATCGGGTAGGCGGCCAAGTAGTGGAGGGAGATATCAGATATGAAGCAGACTTTGAGGTTCCATTGAATTTTGGAGAGGTTGGTGccatttttgttgaaaatgagCACCATAAGGAGATGTTTCTTCAGGACATAGTGCTTGATGGTTTACCTCATGGCGCGGTTAATATTACTTGTGGTTCATGGGTTCATTCTAAGTATGACAACGATCGTAAGAGAGTCTTCTTCACCAACAAG TCATACTTACCCTCACAAACACCAAGTGGGATTAGAAGATTGAGAGAGGAAGAGCTCGTACTTTTGCGAGGGAATGGGCAAGGACAACGTAAAGCAGGTGATAGAATATATGATTATGATGTGTATAATGATATAGGTAATCCTGATAAAAAACCAGAGCTAGCTAGACCGGTGCTCGGCGGTAAAGAACATTCTTACCCTAGACGTTGCCGAACAGGACGACCACGATGCGAGACAG ATCCATCGTCTGAGAAGAGGGCTAGTGACTTTTACGTTCCCAGAGATGAAGCATTTTCTGAagtgaagcagcttaccttctCTGCCAAGACATTGTACTCATTGTTCAACGCCTTGATACCTTCAATAGGAAATGTTATTGATGATGCAAATATTGGATTCCCATACATGACTGCAATAGACTCACTCTTCAGTGAAGGAATTGCAATGCCACCACTTACAAAAGAAGGATTTTGGAAAGAAGTTATGCCCCGGCTTTTCAAGGTCATCGCTGGTGGAGGAGATGTGCTGCGATTTGAAGTCCCTAAACCAATGGAAA GAGACAAGTTCTTCTGGTTTAAGGATGAAGAATTTGCTCGACAGACTCTTGCCGGTCTCAATCCGTATAGCATCAAATCGGTTACG GAATGGCCACTAAAGAGTGAGCTTGATCCAGAGATCTACGGTCCGCCAGAATCTGCGATTACCTCAGAGCTATTAGAGGCAGAGATTGGAGGGGTAACTAGAGTTGATAAG GCCATAAGAGAAAAGAAGCTGTTCATCCTAGATTACCACGATCTCTTGCTACCATTTGTTAGCAAAGTCAGAGAACTCGAAGGAACAACGTTATACGGGTCGAGGACATTGTTCTTCCTAACCCCAGAGGGCACATTAAGGCCACTAGCAATTGAACTGACTCGCCCACCGATGGACGGGAAGCCTCAATGGAAGCAAGTGTTTACACCGTGTTACCATTCCACAGGTTGCTGGCTCTGGAGGCTAGCTAAAGCTCATGTCCTTGCTCATGACTCTGGTTTTCATCAACTTGTTAGCCACTG GCTTAGAACACATTGTGTGACAGAACCTTATATAATTGCAACGAATCGTCAGCTTAGTGTTATGCATCCAATTTACAGACTGTTACATCCTCATTTTCGATACACAATGGAGATCAATGCTTTAGCTAGAGAATCATTAATCAATGCAGGTGGTATCATTGAGACTTCATTCTCTCCTGGCAAGTATTCTATGGAGATCTGCTCTGCTGCCTATGATAAGCTGTGGCGGTTTGACCATGAAGCACTACCCAATGACCTAATCAGCAG GGGAATGGCGATTGAAGATCTAACTGCCCCACATGGCCTAAAACTTACAATCGAAGACTACCCTTTCGCCAACGATGGTTTGTATTTATGGGATGCCATCAAACAATGGGTTAGTGACTATGTAAATCACTACTACCCTGAATCAGGTTTAGTAGCTTCCGATGCAGAGCTCCAAGCATGGTGGACTGAAATTCGGACAATAGGCCATGCTGACAAGAAAGATGAACCATGGTGGCCGGAACTCAAAACACGACATAACCTTATCGATATCATCACTACTATCATATGGGTGGCCTCAGGTCACCACGCTGCGGTGAACTTTGGACAGTATCCTTACGCAGGATACTTTCCTAACAGGCCTACCATTGCCAGAACAAAAATGCCAACCGAAGACCCTACAGATGAAGAATGGAAGCTTTTCTTGGAAAAACCTGAAGCAGCACTCTTGGCAACCTTCCCTTCAAAACTTCAGGCAACGAGAGTAATGGCTGTGTTGAGTGTGCTATCAAACCATTCTCCTGATGAGGAATATATCGGGGAAGGAATAGAACAAGCATGGGCAGATGATCCAATTATAAAGGCAGCTTTTGAGAAATTCAGTGGGAGGTTGAAAGAGTTAGAAGGGATAATTGATGAAAGGAATGCTAATCCAAAATTGATGAATAGACATGGAGCTGGCATTGTGCCATATGAGCTTCTGAAGCCTTTTTCTAAGCCAGGGATAACAGGAAAGGGAGTTCCATATAGTATTTCCATTTGA